Genomic segment of Bdellovibrio bacteriovorus:
TACTTCCAGCAATCCTTTGCGAGGTGCGGATTTGGCAGCAAAAAAGATTGTTATAGTTGATGACTACGAAGAGAGCTGTAAGCTTTTGGCTGAAATTCTCAGTGCGACGTACGAGTGCACCTACACTTCTGACAGCAACTCTGCGGTAAAACTTATTAATGAAAAAAGACCTGATCTTATTTTGTTAGATTACAAAATGCCTGGTTTGATGGGCGTTGATGTGTGCCGTATGGTGCGCGAAAGCGAAACAACGAAGAACACGCCCATCATTTTCGTATCAGGTGCGGCTACGATCGATGAAAGAATCAAAGCTTTCGAGACCGGAGCAGATGACTTTATTTCTAAGCCTTTCCACGTGAAAGAGTTGATTTTGCGAATCAAAGCTCGTCTTTCAGAAAAAGAGCCGGAAGCGGCTTCTGAGCTGACAGCTTCCAATTTGAAAATGAATCTTTTGTCTCGTCAGGTTTTCGTTGATGGTGAAGAGGTTGGTTTAACACCGAAGCAATTCGATATTTTGAAAATGCTTGTGGCGGCTAAAAACAATCTAGTCACTCGTGAAAAATGTCTGACAGAGATTTGGGGAGACACGGAAGTGACTTCTCGTAACGTGGATTCTCAGATCAACTATCTGAAACGTAAGATCAGTAAGTTCAATGGTCGTATCGTGGCGGTTCCTTCGCTGGGTTACCGTTTGGAATCACCGGAATAAGTTTTTAGAAAAATTAAAAGAAAAAGCCGGATGAACTCCGGCTTTTTTATTTCAAACTATCCTGTCTTTTGTTTTTTCTTTGTGAGTTCTCCGCAAAGCAGCTTCATGCGATCAAACTCTTTCGTTGAAACAATGGTGCGTGGTCCATTTCTTTGTTCGGCAGCCATTTGATTCATCTGCACAACACGCTCACGACTTGGTGGGTGTGTGCTCATGGCGTCTGCCAATGAAGAGAGCATTTTATTCTGTTCGCCTTTGGACTGTTCTTCCATCTTAAGAAGCTTTTCATAGAAAAGACCGACCTTGTCTTTATCGTAGCCAGCAGCTACGGAAGTTCTAAAGCCAATACGGTCTGCTTCCATTTCATCTTCCCGCGAATTTGCCATAAAGGCATATTTCTGAACTAACAAGCCGCCGCCGGCTCCGGCTGCAAGCCCATACGCCGTCGCTTTCTGCATGCATTGATCATCACCTTGGTTGCACAGAAGCTTCCCAATGCCATATCCCAAAGCGCCACCCAGAATTCCACCGCCCGCAGCGTACATCCAAGACTTACCTTCGGCTTTTTTCGCGGCATCCATGCGTTGAGCGGTGTGACGTGCTTTCACGTGACCGACTTCGTGCCCGATGACCCCTGCAAGTTCGGCTTCGGAATCCGCCATCGCGATCAGTGGGGCTGTCACAAAGATAGTTCCTGCGGGAAGGGCAAATGCATTCACGTAACCTACGTCGACAACTGTGAAGTTGTAGTTATAGGGATTTCCCTGAAGATTGTTCGCCGTCACTATCTTACGACCCAACTGAGAAATGTAAGACTGAAGCTGTGGGTTTTGCACAGGCGGATAGTCTTTGCGCATTTGCGGCAAAGCTTCCTTAGTCAGATTTCGTTCTTGATCGTATGTCAAAGTGGTTTCATCACCGCGCAGATTCCCCTCGCGTTGGCGGTGCTGTTCGGTCGAGCACGCCGCCATTAAAAGGGGAATGGAAGTCAGAAAAGTTCTTCTTCCCATTGGGGTGCTAATCCATTGATCTAAGACTTCATCGAGTTTTAATAGAGCTTCTTTTTGATTCATATAAAAACTAAAGCAAACGCCTTTCTGAAGAGCCACATTTTCTTTCGTGAAAACAGGCGAAAGTCCAGGTCAAACCCCTTGGGCCCGGGCGTAAAAATTCCGAAAAAGAAGCATGCGTTTTATGTACGTATTGCTATTTCTTTTTAGTTTCCATTTTTCTTGGGCCATCACCCCCGAAGAAGCCTGTCAGTTTAAGGAAGCCGTTCAAGCAGCGCCAGATGATTTTTCATCCCGCGATCGCATGATGGCGGAAGAGCTTTGCAGTGCCGCTGGTCACTACGAAGAACCTTTGCTGCCGGATCAGAACGCTTCAAAAAAAGTCGGCACCTCGGCGGCGATGACGGACTATTCCGAGTTCTATCAGTCACTTTCAAAGTCCTTAAACAGTTTAAATAAACCCGAGATCTGCGACCCGAAGGAAAACGCTCCGAAAGGCGTCGTTTATCCGACGATGACTTTAGCAAAAACGGCTGCCGGGAACATTCCGGTGTCTGTGTTGACGGAAGACGAAGCTAAAAAGATTTTCTCTGAATTTTCTAAAGACGAAAGATATGCTTTCGGTGCAACTCAAAACGGGTGCTACGCCCGCGCCCATATTTTTGCGCAACAGATGGAGAAAAAAGGTATTCGCGTCGCCAAGATGTTTTTAGAAGGGGAGCTCATCATTCCTGAAGAGAAGCGACAATATCCCGAAAACTACATGTGGAATTACCATGTGGCCCCCGTTGTCGCCGTTCAAACCAAAAAGGGAATTGAGTTGCATGTTTTAGATCCGGCTCTGTATGACAAGCCGGTACCGGTGAAGCAGTGGACAGATA
This window contains:
- a CDS encoding response regulator transcription factor produces the protein MNMFTSSNPLRGADLAAKKIVIVDDYEESCKLLAEILSATYECTYTSDSNSAVKLINEKRPDLILLDYKMPGLMGVDVCRMVRESETTKNTPIIFVSGAATIDERIKAFETGADDFISKPFHVKELILRIKARLSEKEPEAASELTASNLKMNLLSRQVFVDGEEVGLTPKQFDILKMLVAAKNNLVTREKCLTEIWGDTEVTSRNVDSQINYLKRKISKFNGRIVAVPSLGYRLESPE
- a CDS encoding M48 family metalloprotease, giving the protein MNQKEALLKLDEVLDQWISTPMGRRTFLTSIPLLMAACSTEQHRQREGNLRGDETTLTYDQERNLTKEALPQMRKDYPPVQNPQLQSYISQLGRKIVTANNLQGNPYNYNFTVVDVGYVNAFALPAGTIFVTAPLIAMADSEAELAGVIGHEVGHVKARHTAQRMDAAKKAEGKSWMYAAGGGILGGALGYGIGKLLCNQGDDQCMQKATAYGLAAGAGGGLLVQKYAFMANSREDEMEADRIGFRTSVAAGYDKDKVGLFYEKLLKMEEQSKGEQNKMLSSLADAMSTHPPSRERVVQMNQMAAEQRNGPRTIVSTKEFDRMKLLCGELTKKKQKTG
- a CDS encoding protein-glutamine glutaminase family protein, giving the protein MYVLLFLFSFHFSWAITPEEACQFKEAVQAAPDDFSSRDRMMAEELCSAAGHYEEPLLPDQNASKKVGTSAAMTDYSEFYQSLSKSLNSLNKPEICDPKENAPKGVVYPTMTLAKTAAGNIPVSVLTEDEAKKIFSEFSKDERYAFGATQNGCYARAHIFAQQMEKKGIRVAKMFLEGELIIPEEKRQYPENYMWNYHVAPVVAVQTKKGIELHVLDPALYDKPVPVKQWTDKLLTTPQAKKEALAYITDRFNLGPLRGETLPSAKNEPNRLKWHAADTVQSEQELEARREEQSMLAYEREQLKREKGL